A part of Carassius carassius chromosome 4, fCarCar2.1, whole genome shotgun sequence genomic DNA contains:
- the LOC132139201 gene encoding DNA polymerase kappa-like, producing the protein MESHQGADLLSRIALNDNKAGMEGLDRDKINKIILETSKGSRFYENELKKEQQVNQRIEKMMEQKARITKELMKQAQAEVDKLRCELERSRELGRVIVHVDMDAFYAAVEMRDCPELKDRPMAVGSMSMLSTSNYHARRFGVRAAMPGFIAKKLCPNLVIVPTNFDKYRAVSAQVREIFSEYDPHFMPMSLDEAYLDLSEHLEQRKHWPETMRTYCICDATTENDADRSTAEKDELSPVLFEDSPSSSPSLSGADRKAEVFGTSAEEAVREMRFRIQQKTSLTASAGIAPNMMLAKVCSDKNKPNGQYRILPERQAVMEFIKDLPVRKVSGVGKVTEKMLAALGIVNCDQLGQQMALLSLLFSGTSWHNFLHISLGLGSTCMERDSERKSMSTERTFGEMSDAEEQYSLCRDLCHDLAQDLQREGLKGKTVTLKLKNVKFEVKSRAFTLQYTVCTEEEIFAAAKDLLKVEIDSVSPQPLKLRLMGVRVSGFISAEDKKPLQKSIMGFLQKGGSDSGSFTQCAGSALKAGDDSDAASCLKPPSTEMKVPSVSEQIPKPRGPQQQSFFQRAQMKRLQQQQEQMSVIVGADTTNYSVDAAAAQTDLSTTNTQSDTTSAKCLSTTNSWTDATSYINKPAVLKPPFKISTQVPLCLICPVCNKEMKDVNLTAFNSHIDECLKGSAVDNEPTASDAVKEKEELDSKPPASSSESKTLKSSSHDPSCDEEKPSTSISVPVEETDDGSDFKTPFFAHRTKINGKRSVLHKKKMPLSESSSKASQTASLEAVTEISSASKGLLLTCPVCSQPQSTDDLALFNRHVDMCLNQEVLLEFRESQPPVNHSDSALSSVRGQLGDQGRVSKVEKSKRQGSSPLPPSKKIKVLSTKHTIDKFFKGNSRQNI; encoded by the exons ATGGAGAGTCACCAGGGAGCGGATCTTCTCTCCAGGATCGCTCTCAATGATAACAAGGCTGGCATGGAGGGCCTGGACAGAGACAAGATCAACAAGATCATTCTGGAAACCTCCAAG GGGTCTAGATTTTATGAGAATGAACTGAAGAAGGAGCAGCAGGTGAATCAGCGCATTGAGAAGATGATGGAGCAAAAAGCAAGAATCACTAAAGAACTGATGAAGCAAGCACAAGCAGAG GTGGACAAACTGAGGTGTGAACTGGAGAGAAGTCGAGAGTTGGGCCGTGTGATAGTTCATGTAGACATGGACGCATTCTATGCTGCTGTTGAGATGAGAGACTGCCCGGAGCTGAAGGACAGACCGATGGCAGTGGGATCCATGAGCATGCTG TCAACCTCCAATTACCACGCTAGGAGGTTTGGTGTCCGTGCTGCAATGCCAGGGTTCATTGCAAAGAAGCTCTGTCCAAATCTTGTCATTGTGCCGACTAACTTTGACAAATACAGAGCAGTGAGTGCCCAG GTGCGAGAGATATTTTCAGAATATGACCCTCATTTCATGCCTATGAGTCTGGACGAGGCTTATCTGGATCTCAGTGAGCACCTGGAGCAGCGAAAGCACTGGCCGGAGACCATGAGAACATATTGCATCTGTGATGCTACGACAG aaaatgatgCAGACAGGTCTACAGCAGAGAAAGATGAGCTGTCTCCTGTGCTGTTTGAGGACAGTCCCAGCTCCTCGCCCTCTCTTTCAGGGGCTGATAGGAAGGCAGAGGTGTTTGGGACCAGTGCAGAGGAGGCTGTGAGGGAGATGCGCTTCCGAATTCAGCAGAAAACATCTCTTACTGCCAGTGCAG GCATCGCCCCAAACATGATGCTTGCAAAAGTATGCAGTGATAAGAACAAGCCCAATGGCCAGTACCGAATTCTTCCTGAGAGACAAGCTGTGATGGAGTTTATAAAGGATCTTCCTGTCAGAAAG GTGTCTGGTGTTGGAAAGGTTACTGAGAAGATGCTGGCTGCTTTGGGTATTGTCAACTGTGACCAGCTGGGCCAGCAGATGGCGCTACTCTCCCTGCTTTTCTCGGGAACTTCCTGGCATAATTTCCTTCACATATCTTTGGGTTTGGGCTCCACATGTATGGAGAG GGACTCCGAAAGAAAAAGCATGAGCACTGAGAG GACGTTTGGGGAGATGAGTGATGCAGAGGAGCAGTATTCCCTGTGCAGGGATCTCTGTCATGACTTGGCACAGGACCTACAGCGGGAGGGCCTCAAG GGCAAAACTGTCACTTTAAAGCtgaagaatgtcaaatttgaagTGAAGTCCAGAGCGTTTACACTGCAGTACACTGTCTGCACTGAGGAGGAGATCTTTGCAGCTGCTAAGGACCTTCTCAAAGTTGAGATTGACAGTGTCAGTCCTCAGCCACTGAAACTGAGACTCATGG GCGTTCGAGTGTCCGGCTTTATCAGTGCTGAAGATAAAAAGCCTCTTCAGAAGAGTATAATGGGATTTCTGCAGAAAGGTGGATCTGATTCAGGGAGTTTCACACAGTGTGCTGGATCTGCGCTCAAAGCAGGCGACGACAGTGATGCTGCCAGTTGCCTAAAGCCACCTTCCACTGAGATGAAAGTACCCTCTGTGTCTGAGCAAATACCCAAACCTAGAGGACCTCAGCAGCAATCGTTTTTTCAAAGAGCACAGATGAAAAGACTTCAGCAACAGCAGGAACAAATGTCTGTCATCGTTGGTGCAGACACAACAAACTATAGTGTTGACGCAGCTGCTGCACAGACAGATCTATCAACAACAAACACTCAATCAGACACAACATCAGCAAAATGTTTGTCAACTACAAACTCATGGACAGACGCAACAAGCTACATAAACAAACCTGCAGTTTTAAAGCCACCATTTAAAATCTCAACCCAGGTGCCGCTGTGTCTGATCTGTCCTGTGTGCAATAAAGAGATGAAGGATGTAAACCTTACAGCCTTCAACAGCCATATTGATGAATGTCTGAAGGGCAGTGCAGTGGATAATGAACCCACAGCTTCAGATGCGGTTAAGGAAAAGGAAGAGCTCGACAGCAAACCACCTGCATCAAGTTCAGAAAGCAAGACTCTAAAATCCTCTAGCCACGACCCATCCTGTGATGAAGAGAAGCCGTCCACTAGCATCTCTGTGCCTGTGGAGGAAACTGATGACGGCAGTGATTTCAAGACTCCATTTTTTGCTCACAGGacaaaaataaatggaaagcgTTCTGTTCTTCATAAAAAGAAGATGCCTCTTTCTGAGTCTAGTTCTAAAGCATCACAAACAGCAAGTCTTGAGGCTGTCACTGAGATTTCATCTGCTTCGAAAGGCTTGTTGTTGACGTGTCCCGTGTGCAGTCAGCCACAGAGCACTGATGACCTTGCACTCTTCAACAGGCATGTGGATATGTGTCTTAACCAGGAAGTTCTGCTAGAGTTTAGAGAATCTCAGCCTCCTGTGAATCATTCAGATTCAGCACTCAGCAGTGTGCGAG GCCAATTGGGGGACCAGGGAAGAGTTTCTAAAGTAGAAAAGAGCAAAAG GCAAGGATCATCTCCTCTTCCTCCCTCGAAGAAAATCAAAGTGTTGAGCACAAAACACACAATCGACAAGTTCTTCAAAGGCAACTCCAGACAGAACATCTAA
- the LOC132139217 gene encoding interferon alpha/beta receptor 1-like — MDRFHGERYELQINKMIRHVFVGAVFMLLINFEGTSCLNPPQGVKLFGSYLQWKKPPDEDSVLYSLQYKRGFKSEDEWYNVTSHNKTELRFKITPEFYGAEFRVRTEKGNNTSEWKYSTKVQCVNTNACVPVMKLSVKPGKVYVTMDHMDGSLKYEHGEHIQFNVSFWKVDNGGYSKVESIITNSKKQILELESGQNYCFQVQYLFYDKPYGNINNQSCAIIPETLEMMKSRDLLFIISTTLLVTAMCGVFIFLLFKHHKKVKPLLQPLRLEIPDHYLEFFRSGEFPLQACPIPSCQSLQSCDMILVMENSSVKQKVQEEEQVV; from the exons ATGGACAGATTTCACGGTGAAAGATATGAATTACAAATCAACAAAATGATCCGCCACGTTTTCGTAGGGGCTGTTTTTATGCTGTTAATCAACTTCG AGGGGACATCCTGCTTAAATCCGCCTCAGGGTGTCAAGTTATTCGGATCATATCTGCAGTGGAAGAAGCCTCCCGATGAAGACAGTGTGCTGTATTCACTGCAGTATAAACGGGGCTT caaatcagAAGATGAATGGTACAATGTGACGAGCCATAACAAGACAGAATTAAGATTTAAAATCACTCCTGAGTTTTATGGAGCAGAATTTCGGGTACGCACAGAGAAAGGAAATAACACGTCTGAATGGAAATATTCAACGAAAGTCCAGTGTGTAAACA CTAACGCTTGTGTTCCTGTGATGAAACTGTCTGTAAAACCTGGAAAGGTTTATGTGACTATGGATCATATGGACGGCAGCTTGAAATATGAACATGGAGAACATATTCAATTTAATGTTTCGTTCTGGAAAGTGGATAATGGAGGATACTCGAAG GTAGAGTCTATTATTACAAATAGCAAGAAACAAATACTTGAACTGGAATCAGGGCAAAACTACTGTTTCCAGGTTCAGTATCTCTTCTATGATAAGCCTTATGGAAATATTAACAACCAAAGTTGTGCAATCATCCCAGAAACGC TGGAAATGATGAAGAGCcgtgatttgctgtttattatatCAACTACACTGCTTGTTACGGCCATGTGTGGAGTGTTCATTTTTCTGCTTTTTAAACACCACAAAAAGGTCAAACCGCTGTTACAGCCCCTCCGCCTGGAAATTCCTGACCACTATCTAGAG TTTTTTAGGTCTGGGGAGTTTCCTCTGCAAGCATGTCCAATTCCCAGCTGTCAAAGTTTACAGTCATGTGACATGATCCTAGTAATGGAGAACAGCAGTGTGAAGCAGAAAGTCCAAGAAGAGGAACAAGTTGTTTAA